A window of Marinitoga sp. 38H-ov contains these coding sequences:
- a CDS encoding NAD(P)/FAD-dependent oxidoreductase: MSKVIVVGGGISGLTSAIYLARAGKNVLLIEKNNSCGGLFNSFYRNGFRFEGGARAIVNSGLVKPMIEELNIDLKFYPNPITLRVENEQIVVKGEDSIEDYTMLLKKLYPNSSKYIDNIIKEIKKIIEDMKVLYGVDNPLFKKNKALLIPRLIAWVFKFIHTMYRINKLNMPFEEYLKKLSKDNSLNDIIGQHFFKNTPTFFAFSYFALYNDYLYPEGGMGNLVEKLVEKFLEFGGKTLYNTKIVKINPENNSIEDEYGKVYYYDNLIWAADLKYLYNNINSNSNKFNIKKKKILASKGAESVFSIFLGVDEPYETFEKIHTCHVFYTPFKKGLGELKDSTYILENWNSISKQDKINWIINYCKYNTFEISIPSLREPSASPEGKTGIIISFLFDYNITKKIKDEGWYNEFKKLIEDTVISILSENLYIGLKDKIILKFSASPLTIENTVLSSEGSIVGWAFDQELPVTNHIFYLSKSIKTPFKNIYNVGKWVYSPAGGPTAIMTGRIAANAIR, translated from the coding sequence ATGTCAAAAGTCATTGTTGTCGGAGGAGGAATCTCTGGCTTAACATCTGCAATTTATTTAGCGCGTGCTGGTAAAAATGTATTATTAATCGAAAAAAATAACTCTTGTGGTGGCCTTTTTAATTCATTTTATAGAAATGGATTTAGATTTGAAGGTGGCGCTAGAGCAATAGTAAATTCAGGTTTAGTTAAACCTATGATTGAAGAGTTGAATATAGATTTAAAATTTTATCCTAATCCAATTACATTGAGAGTTGAAAATGAACAAATTGTTGTTAAGGGCGAAGACAGTATTGAAGATTATACTATGCTATTAAAAAAATTATATCCTAATAGCTCAAAGTATATTGACAATATTATAAAAGAAATAAAAAAAATAATTGAAGATATGAAAGTATTGTATGGAGTAGATAATCCTTTATTTAAAAAAAACAAAGCATTATTAATACCTCGTTTAATAGCGTGGGTATTTAAGTTTATTCATACCATGTATAGAATTAACAAATTAAATATGCCATTTGAAGAGTATTTGAAAAAACTTTCTAAAGATAATTCATTAAATGATATTATTGGACAACATTTCTTTAAAAATACACCAACATTTTTCGCATTTAGTTATTTTGCACTGTATAATGATTATCTTTATCCAGAAGGTGGTATGGGCAATTTAGTAGAAAAATTAGTGGAAAAATTTTTAGAATTTGGCGGAAAAACATTGTATAATACAAAAATTGTCAAAATAAATCCTGAGAATAATTCAATAGAAGATGAATATGGGAAAGTATATTATTATGATAATTTAATTTGGGCAGCGGATTTAAAATATTTATATAATAATATTAACTCTAATAGCAATAAATTTAATATTAAAAAGAAAAAAATTTTAGCATCAAAAGGTGCAGAATCTGTGTTTTCAATTTTTTTAGGCGTTGATGAACCATATGAAACATTTGAAAAAATTCATACATGCCATGTATTTTATACACCATTTAAAAAAGGATTGGGTGAGTTAAAAGATTCAACATATATTTTAGAAAATTGGAATAGCATTTCTAAACAAGACAAAATTAATTGGATAATTAATTATTGTAAATATAATACATTTGAAATTTCTATACCTTCTTTAAGAGAACCTTCTGCTTCCCCTGAAGGAAAAACTGGTATTATAATTAGTTTCTTATTTGATTATAATATAACTAAAAAAATAAAAGATGAAGGTTGGTACAATGAATTTAAGAAGTTAATAGAAGATACAGTTATTTCTATATTATCAGAAAATTTGTATATAGGTTTAAAAGATAAGATAATACTTAAATTTTCTGCATCACCACTAACTATAGAAAATACTGTATTAAGTTCAGAAGGGTCTATAGTAGGCTGGGCTTTTGATCAAGAATTACCTGTGACAAATCATATATTTTATTTGAGTAAATCAATTAAAACTCCATTTAAAAACATATATAATGTTGGAAAATGGGTATATAGTCCTGCAGGTGGCCCAACTGCTATAATGACAGGCAGAATTGCAGCTAATGCTATTAGGTGA
- a CDS encoding SDR family NAD(P)-dependent oxidoreductase yields the protein MKKKIFKYWKEYKWSNVMAMIKNMREEPKRCDLRFDNKLVVITGATSGIGYYTAKKYASMGANLLTINRNLEKSKKLKEEIENEFNTKCDYFIADLSILNNIYNTANYLLSLDTNIDVLIHNAGVFYTKKKITKDGLEENFVVHFLAPFIINNILLDKFNKQGKGRIILVSSEGYRFSVWGPDLDDLMFEKNKYSGLKGYGNAKICQILTMHIYSKLLNGPTIIAMHPGAVKTNTGKDNGKTYKLFKSTFIDSFSKTPEISAEALYYLGVSPEMENVTDKFFHLTKEEELTPPAKDMEIACKLWDLSVKIAKLEGVSLCQKSLLSEEESLA from the coding sequence ATGAAGAAAAAAATATTTAAATATTGGAAAGAATATAAATGGTCAAATGTTATGGCTATGATAAAAAATATGAGAGAAGAACCTAAAAGATGCGATTTAAGATTTGACAATAAGCTAGTTGTTATAACCGGTGCCACTTCAGGAATTGGCTATTATACAGCTAAAAAATATGCTTCAATGGGTGCAAATTTATTAACTATTAACAGGAATTTGGAAAAATCTAAAAAATTAAAAGAAGAAATAGAGAATGAATTTAATACCAAATGTGATTATTTTATTGCTGATTTAAGCATTTTAAATAATATATATAATACTGCAAATTATCTATTATCTTTAGATACTAATATAGATGTTTTAATTCATAATGCTGGAGTTTTTTATACAAAAAAGAAAATAACAAAAGATGGTTTAGAAGAAAATTTTGTTGTACATTTTCTTGCTCCGTTTATTATTAATAATATATTGCTTGATAAATTTAATAAACAAGGTAAAGGTAGAATTATCCTTGTTAGTTCTGAAGGGTATAGATTTTCTGTATGGGGTCCTGATCTAGATGACTTGATGTTTGAAAAAAATAAGTATAGTGGTTTAAAAGGGTATGGTAATGCAAAAATATGCCAAATTTTAACTATGCACATATATTCAAAACTATTAAATGGACCAACAATAATTGCTATGCATCCTGGTGCTGTAAAAACTAATACAGGAAAAGATAATGGAAAAACTTATAAATTATTTAAAAGTACTTTTATTGATTCTTTTTCAAAAACTCCAGAAATATCTGCAGAAGCATTATATTATTTAGGAGTTTCTCCAGAAATGGAAAATGTTACTGATAAATTTTTCCATCTTACAAAAGAAGAAGAATTAACACCACCAGCTAAAGATATGGAAATAGCATGTAAATTATGGGATTTATCTGTTAAAATTGCAAAATTAGAAGGAGTGAGCTTATGTCAAAAGTCATTGTTGTCGGAGGAGGAATCTCTGGCTTAA
- a CDS encoding inositol monophosphatase family protein, whose protein sequence is MDILQVMIKAAKEAGDILLTKKKKLKNIKTKKSSSDLVSEADLESQKIIIDIIMNEFSDAIILAEETWNGDKRILKHGKKVFVIDPLDGTLNYVHGMDFYSVSIGMLDDGEIKYGVVYLPEIDKLYYAEKGKGSYLNGVKLFRNDNKKLSESMFVTGWPYEEELFKKAYDAIAKIQKNIHEVRILGSAAGELCMLAEGKIDGYWEYGLGPWDLAAGVLIAKEAGMEVYSIHQKEFDISKGEIIATFKENIDEVYRILKE, encoded by the coding sequence TTATTGACGAAAAAGAAAAAATTAAAAAATATTAAAACAAAAAAATCTTCTTCGGATTTAGTAAGTGAAGCAGATTTGGAATCACAAAAAATAATAATAGATATTATTATGAATGAATTTTCAGATGCAATTATTTTAGCAGAAGAAACATGGAATGGTGATAAAAGAATATTAAAACATGGGAAAAAAGTATTTGTTATAGATCCTTTAGATGGTACATTAAATTATGTACATGGAATGGATTTTTATTCTGTTTCAATTGGAATGTTAGATGATGGAGAAATAAAATATGGAGTGGTTTATTTACCAGAAATTGATAAATTGTATTATGCAGAAAAAGGTAAAGGATCATATTTAAATGGAGTTAAATTGTTTAGGAATGATAATAAGAAATTATCAGAATCAATGTTTGTTACAGGTTGGCCATATGAAGAAGAATTATTTAAAAAAGCATATGATGCTATTGCAAAAATTCAAAAAAACATTCATGAGGTTAGAATTTTAGGTAGTGCAGCTGGTGAATTATGTATGTTAGCAGAAGGAAAAATAGATGGATATTGGGAATATGGTCTTGGTCCATGGGATTTAGCTGCAGGAGTTTTAATAGCAAAAGAAGCAGGTATGGAGGTTTATAGTATTCATCAAAAAGAATTTGATATTTCAAAAGGAGAAATAATAGCAACATTTAAAGAAAATATAGATGAAGTATATAGAATATTAAAGGAGTGA
- a CDS encoding EFR1 family ferrodoxin (N-terminal region resembles flavodoxins. C-terminal ferrodoxin region binds two 4Fe-4S clusters.): MIMMAYFSGTGNTEYVSKLLKEKLESMGKKVEITKITLKNYDYSVDDCELFILLYPIHSFDVPWPVYKWLKKTKLNNIKTAILTVSAGAFIPPNSGSRIKLKRFFKSRNCEVFYEDDIQMPLNCIKPMEENEIYQILDKLPDKIDEIANNILNNVHKNTKPHFKGIMLSKVAIFQNLFAKIFAKGYIVNDNCNLCQWCIKNCPTNNISLKDGKIKFGLNCSLCLKCLYNCPQNAIEQKKYSFMVFKNVYNLKNYLSEVKK; this comes from the coding sequence ATGATTATGATGGCTTATTTTTCAGGAACGGGAAATACTGAGTATGTTTCAAAGCTATTAAAAGAGAAGTTAGAATCTATGGGGAAAAAAGTTGAAATAACAAAAATTACTTTAAAAAATTATGATTATTCTGTAGATGATTGCGAATTATTTATATTATTATATCCAATACACTCTTTTGATGTTCCTTGGCCAGTATATAAATGGTTAAAGAAAACAAAGTTAAATAATATAAAAACTGCTATTTTAACTGTATCAGCTGGAGCTTTTATTCCTCCAAATAGTGGATCAAGAATAAAGTTAAAGAGATTTTTTAAAAGTCGTAATTGTGAAGTTTTTTATGAAGATGATATTCAAATGCCATTAAATTGTATAAAACCTATGGAAGAAAATGAAATATATCAAATTTTAGATAAACTACCTGATAAAATTGATGAAATTGCTAATAATATTTTAAACAATGTGCATAAAAACACAAAACCACATTTTAAAGGAATAATGTTGTCTAAAGTGGCTATATTTCAAAATTTATTTGCAAAAATATTTGCAAAGGGGTATATTGTTAATGATAATTGCAATTTATGTCAATGGTGCATAAAAAATTGTCCTACTAACAATATTTCATTAAAAGATGGAAAAATAAAATTCGGATTAAATTGTTCTCTTTGTTTAAAATGCTTATATAATTGTCCTCAAAATGCTATTGAACAAAAAAAGTATTCTTTTATGGTTTTTAAAAATGTATACAATTTGAAAAATTATTTATCGGAGGTGAAAAAATGA
- a CDS encoding FAD-dependent oxidoreductase translates to MKTIIVGGGISGLTAACFSNDLYKKRDVLLIEKNSKCGGLVNTFTRDGFRFEGGVRALLNSGIIFPMLEKLNIELETLPNKVSMGIEDKIIHIRDENSILDYELMLKELYPENSNEISNLIKIIKKTMDNLKILYSVKNPLFANTKDYINYLPWLFKAIKVFAAMKNLNEPIEEFLKKRISNNSLIDIIDQHFFKYIPSFFALSYFYIYSDYFYPKGGVGVLSEKLEQKFLENNGKILYNTEIISIDVNKKYVVDQNGEKYYYDKLIWAADLKNLYTMVYVNNNKFIEEKEKILAAEPAESVYTVYVAVDEPPETFSKISNGHFFYTPSKRGLGEIHKSELEKIIQNGKKEDIIEWIEKFAKYNTYEISIPVLKDIDAAPKGKTGLIISTLFDYRLVKKLYNDGWYDEFKGYMEKHFIETLSNIYPMLKDKIIFKFSATPLTIENYADTYNGSIIGWSFKDKLPIVNSLSKSALTSIPNVYKAGKWAYSPSGIPMAILTSKIAADKI, encoded by the coding sequence ATGAAAACAATTATTGTAGGTGGGGGTATTTCAGGATTAACAGCTGCTTGTTTTTCAAATGATTTATATAAAAAAAGAGATGTGTTGTTAATAGAAAAAAATAGTAAATGTGGTGGATTAGTTAATACATTTACAAGGGATGGTTTCAGATTTGAGGGCGGAGTTAGAGCTCTTTTAAATTCTGGAATAATATTTCCTATGTTAGAAAAATTAAATATAGAATTAGAAACTCTACCAAATAAGGTTTCTATGGGAATTGAGGATAAAATAATTCATATAAGAGATGAAAATAGTATTTTAGATTATGAATTAATGTTAAAAGAATTATATCCTGAAAACTCTAATGAAATATCTAATTTAATAAAAATTATTAAAAAAACGATGGATAATTTAAAAATATTGTATAGTGTAAAAAATCCACTTTTTGCAAATACTAAAGATTATATAAATTATTTACCTTGGTTGTTTAAAGCTATTAAGGTTTTTGCTGCTATGAAAAACTTGAATGAACCTATTGAGGAGTTCTTAAAAAAAAGAATATCCAATAATTCTTTAATAGATATTATTGATCAACATTTTTTTAAATATATTCCTTCATTTTTTGCTTTAAGTTATTTTTATATTTACTCAGATTATTTCTATCCAAAAGGTGGAGTTGGTGTATTATCAGAAAAATTGGAACAAAAATTTTTAGAAAATAATGGAAAAATATTATATAACACAGAAATTATATCAATTGATGTAAATAAAAAATATGTTGTTGATCAAAATGGTGAAAAGTATTATTATGATAAGCTAATTTGGGCAGCAGACTTAAAAAATTTATATACAATGGTTTATGTTAACAACAATAAGTTTATAGAAGAAAAAGAAAAAATTTTAGCAGCAGAACCTGCTGAATCAGTTTATACTGTATATGTGGCAGTTGATGAGCCTCCTGAAACCTTTTCAAAAATTTCTAATGGACATTTCTTCTATACACCTTCAAAAAGAGGTTTAGGTGAAATTCATAAATCTGAGTTAGAAAAAATAATACAAAATGGCAAAAAAGAAGATATTATTGAATGGATAGAGAAATTTGCTAAATATAATACATATGAAATATCAATACCAGTATTAAAAGATATAGACGCAGCTCCAAAAGGCAAAACTGGATTAATTATTAGCACATTATTTGATTATAGGCTTGTTAAAAAATTATATAATGATGGATGGTATGATGAATTCAAAGGTTATATGGAAAAGCATTTTATTGAAACATTATCTAATATTTATCCCATGTTAAAAGATAAAATTATTTTTAAGTTTTCTGCTACTCCATTAACAATAGAAAATTATGCTGATACATATAATGGTTCTATTATAGGTTGGTCATTTAAAGATAAATTACCAATAGTAAATAGTTTAAGTAAATCAGCTTTAACTTCTATTCCAAATGTATATAAGGCAGGAAAATGGGCATATAGTCCATCAGGTATTCCGATGGCAATTTTAACAAGCAAAATTGCTGCAGATAAGATTTGA
- a CDS encoding SagB/ThcOx family dehydrogenase has protein sequence MKKCGREILKSNWKALETEKPDKAKNIPIPPYIKPYDENGEFIDLLPPEYIKLGNIDIRNILENRKSRRSFQDKSLTLEELSYLLYYTQGVKNIVKDMVTFRTVPSAGATHPLETYLIIFNVEGIEKGIYRYIPTIHKLLLIKKGDFSKDIVDATIGQTFLGKSAVVFVWTAIPYRTEWKYSFESHKTIAIDAGHVCQNLYLTAESINCGTCAVAAYDQESMDKLIGVDGNDELVVYLAPVGKIK, from the coding sequence ATGAAGAAATGTGGAAGAGAAATATTAAAATCAAATTGGAAAGCACTAGAAACTGAGAAACCTGATAAAGCTAAAAATATACCTATTCCACCATATATTAAACCATATGATGAAAATGGTGAGTTTATAGATTTATTGCCACCAGAATATATAAAACTTGGTAATATTGATATTCGAAATATTTTGGAAAATAGAAAAAGTAGGAGATCTTTCCAAGATAAATCATTAACTTTGGAAGAATTATCTTATTTATTATATTATACTCAAGGGGTTAAAAATATAGTAAAAGACATGGTGACTTTCAGAACTGTACCTTCTGCAGGTGCAACACATCCTTTAGAAACTTATTTAATTATTTTTAATGTAGAAGGTATTGAAAAAGGAATATATAGATATATTCCAACAATACATAAGTTATTATTAATTAAAAAAGGAGATTTTTCAAAGGATATAGTTGATGCAACAATAGGTCAAACATTTTTAGGTAAAAGTGCTGTAGTTTTTGTTTGGACAGCCATTCCATATAGAACAGAATGGAAATATTCATTTGAATCACACAAAACCATTGCAATAGATGCGGGTCATGTATGTCAAAACTTATATTTAACAGCTGAATCAATTAATTGTGGAACTTGTGCTGTTGCAGCATATGATCAAGAGAGTATGGATAAACTAATAGGCGTAGATGGAAATGATGAATTAGTAGTTTATTTAGCTCCAGTTGGTAAAATAAAATAG